A region from the Melanotaenia boesemani isolate fMelBoe1 chromosome 11, fMelBoe1.pri, whole genome shotgun sequence genome encodes:
- the sept5a gene encoding septin 5a isoform X2 — MTSNIRYKSRIPVKTEDSAEEKQYVGFATLPNQVHRKSVKKGFDFTLMVAGESGMGKSTLVNSLFLTDLYKDRKLLNAEERINQTVEIIKHTVDIEEKGVKLKLTIVDTPGFGDAVNNNECWKPITDYIDQQFEQYFRDESGLNRKNIQDNRVHCCLYFIPPFGHGLRPVDVEFMKALHEKVNIIPLIAKADCLTPNEIKKLKDRIRDEIDKFGIKVYQFPECDSDEDEEFKQLDKELKECTPFAVIGSNTVVEARGQRVRGRLYPWGIVEVENQSHCDFVKLRNMLIRSHMHDLKDVTCDVHYENYRAQCIQEMTSKLAQDNRMESPIPILPLSTPDVETEKLIKMKDEELKRMQEMLNKMQQQMHDKDQ, encoded by the exons ATGACGAGCAACATCAGGTACAAAAGCCGGATCCCAGTCAAAACAG AGGATAGCGCTGAG GAGAAACAGTATGTGGGCTTTGCAACTCTGCCCAACCAGGTCCACAGGAAGTCTGTGAAGAAGGGCTTTGATTTCACGCTGATGGTTGCAG GGGAGTCTGGCATGGGAAAATCCACTCTGGTTAACAGCTTGTTCCTCACAGACCTCTACAAAGACAGGAAGTTACTAAATGCTGAGG AGCGCATAAATCAAACTGTGGAGATAATCAAGCACACTGTAGACATCGAGGAGAAAGGAGTGAAGCTTAAACTGACCATCGTGGACACGCCCGGGTTTGGAGACGCTGTCAACAACAACGAATG CTGGAAGCCAATCACAGATTACATCGATCAGCAGTTTGAGCAGTACTTCAGGGACGAGAGTGGGCTGAACAGAAAGAACATCCAGGACAACAGAGTTCACTGCTGCCTCTACTTTATACCTCCCTTTGGCCATGG GCTGCGTCCGGTGGATGTCGAGTTCATGAAGGCTCTGCATGAAAAAGTGAACATAATTCCTCTCATCGCGAAAGCTGACTGCCTCACGCCCAATGAGATAAAAAAGCTTAAAGACAGA ATACGAGATGAAATAGACAAATTTGGGATCAAGGTGTACCAGTTCCCTGAATGTGACtctgatgaggatgaggagttTAAACAACTTGACAAAGAGCTGAAG GAGTGCACCCCGTTTGCTGTGATTGGCAGTAATACAGTGGTGGAGGCTCGAGGACAGAGAGTGAGAGGAAGACTGTATCCCTGGGGGATTGTTGAAG TGGAAAACCAGTCGCACTGTGACTTTGTGAAACTAAGGAACATGCTGATCCGTTCACACATGCACGACCTCAAAGACGTAACCTGTGACGTTCACTACGAAAACTATAGAGCGCAGTGCATACAGGAGATGACCAG TAAACTGGCTCAGGACAACCGTATGGAGAGCCCCATCCCCATCCTGCCACTTTCCACTCCAGATGTGGAGACTGAGAAGCTGATCAAAATGAAAGATGAAGAG cTGAAGAGGATGCAGGAGATGTTGAACaagatgcagcagcagatgCATGACAAAGACCAGTGA
- the sept5a gene encoding septin 5a isoform X1, with protein MDAIMLQEKLVERLLCPRVRTARQKEKQYVGFATLPNQVHRKSVKKGFDFTLMVAGESGMGKSTLVNSLFLTDLYKDRKLLNAEERINQTVEIIKHTVDIEEKGVKLKLTIVDTPGFGDAVNNNECWKPITDYIDQQFEQYFRDESGLNRKNIQDNRVHCCLYFIPPFGHGLRPVDVEFMKALHEKVNIIPLIAKADCLTPNEIKKLKDRIRDEIDKFGIKVYQFPECDSDEDEEFKQLDKELKECTPFAVIGSNTVVEARGQRVRGRLYPWGIVEVENQSHCDFVKLRNMLIRSHMHDLKDVTCDVHYENYRAQCIQEMTSKLAQDNRMESPIPILPLSTPDVETEKLIKMKDEELKRMQEMLNKMQQQMHDKDQ; from the exons ATGGATGCCATCATGCTGCAAGAAAAACTGGTGGAACGGCTTCTCTGCCCACGAGTGAGAACGGCCAGACAGAAG GAGAAACAGTATGTGGGCTTTGCAACTCTGCCCAACCAGGTCCACAGGAAGTCTGTGAAGAAGGGCTTTGATTTCACGCTGATGGTTGCAG GGGAGTCTGGCATGGGAAAATCCACTCTGGTTAACAGCTTGTTCCTCACAGACCTCTACAAAGACAGGAAGTTACTAAATGCTGAGG AGCGCATAAATCAAACTGTGGAGATAATCAAGCACACTGTAGACATCGAGGAGAAAGGAGTGAAGCTTAAACTGACCATCGTGGACACGCCCGGGTTTGGAGACGCTGTCAACAACAACGAATG CTGGAAGCCAATCACAGATTACATCGATCAGCAGTTTGAGCAGTACTTCAGGGACGAGAGTGGGCTGAACAGAAAGAACATCCAGGACAACAGAGTTCACTGCTGCCTCTACTTTATACCTCCCTTTGGCCATGG GCTGCGTCCGGTGGATGTCGAGTTCATGAAGGCTCTGCATGAAAAAGTGAACATAATTCCTCTCATCGCGAAAGCTGACTGCCTCACGCCCAATGAGATAAAAAAGCTTAAAGACAGA ATACGAGATGAAATAGACAAATTTGGGATCAAGGTGTACCAGTTCCCTGAATGTGACtctgatgaggatgaggagttTAAACAACTTGACAAAGAGCTGAAG GAGTGCACCCCGTTTGCTGTGATTGGCAGTAATACAGTGGTGGAGGCTCGAGGACAGAGAGTGAGAGGAAGACTGTATCCCTGGGGGATTGTTGAAG TGGAAAACCAGTCGCACTGTGACTTTGTGAAACTAAGGAACATGCTGATCCGTTCACACATGCACGACCTCAAAGACGTAACCTGTGACGTTCACTACGAAAACTATAGAGCGCAGTGCATACAGGAGATGACCAG TAAACTGGCTCAGGACAACCGTATGGAGAGCCCCATCCCCATCCTGCCACTTTCCACTCCAGATGTGGAGACTGAGAAGCTGATCAAAATGAAAGATGAAGAG cTGAAGAGGATGCAGGAGATGTTGAACaagatgcagcagcagatgCATGACAAAGACCAGTGA
- the gp1bb gene encoding platelet glycoprotein Ib beta chain, whose product MMGLLLLCLLLMFGGQRSSACPHPCYCHGSQVDCSSRSLTSHSLPTSFPLGTTELRLHDNLLTTLPNGLLDDLTSLHSVSLHGNPWVCDCGVLYLRAWLQRQPASLTSHVGVNCSSPPSLKGRLVAYLTEEEVLESCQYWYCNLAVASLVSLFVFVVVQAALLVALSIFLKRFERMSKEARRTTEESFTVGEDHRENEYEHLKDSSI is encoded by the coding sequence ATGATGGGGCTTTTGCTCCTGTGTCTGCTCCTGATGTttggaggtcagaggtcatcAGCATGCCCTCACCCTTGCTACTGTCATGGCAGTCAGGTGGATTGCAGCAGCAGGTCTCTCACTTCCCACTCCCTGCCTACCAGTTTCcctttgggaaccactgagctCCGTCTCCATGACAATCTGCTGACCACCCTCCCTAACGGGCTACTGGATGACCTGACTTCCCTCCACTCGGTCTCTCTTCATGGTAACCCCTGGGTGTGTGACTGTGGTGTCCTTTACCTGCGAGCCTGGCTGCAGCGTCAACCAGCCAGTCTTACATCACATGTAGGGGTCAACTGCAGCTCCCCTCCCAGCCTAAAGGGACGGTTGGTTGCGTATTTAACTGAAGAGGAGGTGCTGGAGTCCTGCCAGTACTGGTACTGTAACCTGGCCGTGGCCTCACTGGTgagtctgtttgtgtttgtggtggTGCAGGCAGCTCTGCTGGTGGCTCTCAGCATTTTCCTGAAGAGGTTTGAGAGGATGTCCAAGGAGGCGAGACGAACCACAGAGGAGAGCTTCACAGTTGGAGAAGATCACAGGGAGAACGAGTATGAGCATTTAAAGGACAGCAGCATCTGA